One genomic segment of Flagellimonas marinaquae includes these proteins:
- a CDS encoding ROK family protein yields MDLVIGIDIGGTKTKIGLVDKYGECYEKTFFRTKEYPNLDSYLDKIKSTCDQLVEQFGEDANIIGCGIGAPNASSKNGTIESASNLAWKGSVPIVKLLKQRMDMPIRIMNDASAAALGEMLFGGAKDMTDFIVITLGTGFGAGIVANGQLIDGFDGFAGELGHVDMTIGDGRLTGLGVKGGLEAYVSATGLKRTVMYMQSKYMVESRFRNIAYNDLHGEDITKAAEEGDEIALKAFDYTARIMAQALANFTAFTQPEAFILMGGLTNSGKWIMTPLEKYFNGFLLDVYKGKVKLMHSGMQGKTAAICGAAALIWEKSN; encoded by the coding sequence ATGGATTTAGTGATAGGAATTGATATAGGAGGCACCAAAACCAAAATCGGCTTGGTCGATAAATATGGTGAATGCTACGAAAAAACCTTTTTCAGAACCAAGGAATATCCAAATTTGGATTCTTATTTGGATAAGATAAAATCCACTTGTGATCAACTTGTGGAACAATTCGGGGAAGATGCCAATATCATCGGTTGTGGAATCGGGGCGCCCAACGCTTCCAGTAAAAACGGGACCATAGAAAGTGCAAGCAACTTGGCTTGGAAAGGCAGTGTGCCCATTGTAAAACTGTTAAAGCAAAGAATGGATATGCCCATACGTATTATGAACGATGCCAGTGCGGCCGCATTGGGAGAGATGTTGTTCGGTGGCGCAAAAGATATGACCGATTTTATTGTGATAACCCTTGGCACCGGTTTTGGTGCCGGCATTGTTGCCAATGGTCAACTTATAGATGGTTTTGATGGTTTTGCCGGTGAGCTGGGCCATGTAGATATGACCATTGGCGATGGCAGGTTAACCGGACTTGGGGTAAAAGGTGGTCTCGAAGCCTATGTATCCGCTACTGGGCTAAAGCGTACCGTTATGTACATGCAAAGTAAATATATGGTAGAGAGCAGGTTTAGGAACATTGCCTATAACGACCTGCATGGGGAGGATATTACCAAGGCTGCCGAGGAAGGTGACGAAATTGCATTAAAGGCTTTTGATTATACAGCTAGAATAATGGCACAGGCCTTAGCCAATTTTACTGCCTTTACCCAACCTGAAGCTTTTATCCTTATGGGAGGGTTGACCAATAGCGGCAAATGGATCATGACGCCTTTGGAAAAATATTTCAATGGTTTTCTTTTAGATGTTTACAAAGGAAAAGTAAAGCTTATGCACTCCGGTATGCAAGGAAAAACCGCCGCCATTTGTGGTGCAGCGGCCCTGATCTGGGAAAAATCCAATTAG
- a CDS encoding universal stress protein — MSSLNKILIPFDFSEASVNALEYVVNFVGPDRSIGIMGLYVGAMPITEADSDKLGSDFVKLLDSFNVRLKVAPEFITKTGSVVKTILATQEESGADLIMMGTMGDKITDEAITNTSKLVLDANCPVISVPYGTSIKEPKSIALVLGGEKIDDKSVLETLLEIARFFNAKVHVLTIYKDSVYDEEAVKESNENLLEYYLEHFYEEHSFSKNQDVEQGILDYINEKNIDLLTILPRNHTEKSTPSEGRLTKLLTLHSEIPVLTLD; from the coding sequence ATGAGCAGTTTAAATAAAATATTGATCCCTTTTGATTTTTCCGAGGCATCCGTAAATGCTTTGGAATACGTGGTCAACTTTGTAGGACCTGATCGTTCCATTGGGATCATGGGACTTTATGTGGGTGCTATGCCCATTACAGAGGCCGATAGCGACAAGTTGGGGAGCGATTTTGTAAAACTATTGGATTCGTTCAATGTGAGGCTTAAAGTGGCCCCGGAATTTATTACAAAAACCGGAAGTGTAGTAAAAACCATTTTGGCCACGCAAGAAGAAAGCGGCGCAGATTTGATCATGATGGGCACAATGGGCGATAAAATTACGGATGAAGCCATAACCAATACATCCAAGCTTGTTTTGGATGCGAACTGCCCCGTAATATCCGTGCCCTACGGAACCAGTATCAAAGAGCCAAAATCGATCGCCTTGGTTTTGGGAGGAGAAAAAATTGATGACAAGTCGGTTTTGGAGACCCTACTCGAGATTGCAAGATTTTTTAATGCCAAGGTACATGTATTGACAATTTACAAGGATTCCGTGTATGACGAGGAGGCGGTCAAAGAATCTAACGAAAACCTGTTGGAATATTACTTGGAACATTTTTATGAAGAGCATTCATTTAGTAAAAATCAAGACGTGGAACAAGGAATCTTGGATTACATCAACGAGAAAAATATTGACCTATTGACCATATTGCCACGAAATCACACCGAAAAAAGTACCCCTTCCGAAGGTAGGTTAACAAAACTGTTGACCCTTCATTCGGAGATACCGGTACTGACTTTGGATTAA
- a CDS encoding DUF2490 domain-containing protein — protein sequence MEYVRYCLRLLCSIVFTVSLTQDLQAQNSSENDYGSWILLYGNTKIHEEWSVPVVGIVRHHHMLDKYGFFFFRTGATYKLSKASTITGGFALLNSNSYLGPDDVKNTNQLWLYAEYNLNTLYHTQKISHRFRVENRRLINVDDPKVNNRVRYRLQYLKPIYKDIYFKAFNELFLNIKGETFNQNRVFIGFGQQLTPKIKVDIGYFNRKFKKSNEDMIRLSLSFNIDLTKNDLALKTN from the coding sequence ATGGAATACGTAAGGTATTGTTTAAGATTGCTTTGTTCCATAGTATTCACAGTTTCACTAACCCAAGATCTTCAGGCCCAAAATTCCAGCGAAAACGATTACGGATCTTGGATATTGCTTTATGGCAACACCAAAATTCATGAAGAATGGAGCGTACCGGTAGTGGGAATTGTTCGGCACCACCATATGTTGGATAAATATGGATTCTTCTTTTTCCGGACCGGGGCTACCTATAAATTGAGCAAAGCTTCCACGATTACCGGTGGTTTTGCCCTACTCAATTCCAACTCCTACCTTGGACCGGACGATGTAAAAAATACCAATCAACTATGGTTATATGCGGAATACAATCTGAATACTTTATACCATACACAAAAAATATCCCATAGGTTCAGGGTGGAGAATAGACGATTGATCAATGTGGATGATCCAAAAGTGAACAATCGAGTGCGATATCGCCTTCAATATTTAAAGCCCATATATAAGGATATCTATTTTAAGGCCTTTAACGAGCTTTTCTTAAACATAAAGGGCGAAACTTTTAATCAGAATAGGGTATTTATAGGATTTGGGCAACAATTGACCCCTAAGATAAAAGTGGACATCGGCTACTTTAATAGAAAATTTAAAAAAAGTAACGAAGACATGATCCGGCTAAGTCTTTCATTCAATATTGACCTTACCAAAAACGATCTCGCGCTTAAGACCAACTAA
- a CDS encoding energy transducer TonB, producing MKPKKNPNAEIGRNSSLYFMIGLTSVLFLTWQSFEVKFYEEESKVSEVVQVTDELKEDVPVTEILRTAPPPPPPSAPDVIEIVEDVEEVEETVITSTESSQETFIEDAVVRIEDVDVEEVEEEIVVPFAVIEYVPVFPGCEIYETQEERKECFNQKVQEHIKENFTYPPSALEMGITGRVYVQFVIDNKGKVSQIQQRGPDKLLEKEATRIIASLPRVKPGEQRGKTVSVKYSIPINFIMQND from the coding sequence ATGAAACCAAAAAAGAACCCAAACGCCGAAATAGGACGCAATAGCAGTCTTTATTTCATGATAGGACTTACTTCGGTCTTGTTTTTAACATGGCAATCCTTCGAAGTAAAGTTCTATGAAGAGGAATCCAAAGTTTCAGAAGTTGTACAAGTTACAGACGAACTTAAGGAAGATGTACCCGTCACGGAAATACTAAGAACTGCCCCGCCACCACCACCGCCATCTGCTCCCGATGTTATCGAGATCGTTGAGGATGTGGAAGAGGTAGAGGAAACTGTAATAACCAGTACCGAGAGCAGCCAAGAAACCTTTATTGAAGACGCTGTTGTTAGGATAGAAGATGTTGATGTTGAAGAGGTAGAGGAAGAAATCGTAGTTCCCTTTGCCGTAATTGAATATGTTCCAGTTTTTCCGGGTTGTGAAATTTACGAAACCCAAGAGGAACGCAAAGAATGCTTTAACCAAAAGGTACAGGAGCACATAAAGGAGAATTTTACCTATCCGCCTTCTGCTTTGGAAATGGGTATTACCGGTAGAGTTTATGTACAGTTTGTAATAGACAATAAAGGAAAGGTCAGTCAAATCCAACAAAGGGGACCGGACAAATTATTGGAAAAAGAGGCTACCCGGATCATAGCTTCCTTGCCACGGGTTAAACCAGGGGAACAAAGAGGAAAAACCGTAAGTGTTAAATACAGTATTCCGATAAACTTTATAATGCAGAACGATTAA